Proteins found in one Actinomycetota bacterium genomic segment:
- a CDS encoding ABC transporter permease, which translates to MRASVRWWGIPLFVAAVLAVHFGYIASIQLDPIEQPQLTFNHLWSAFVSHLALVGVSLLVVLLIAVPLGIFLTRPMARRLVGPVSWVAGLGLAIPSIGVIVFFAVVFQALGFLYAVIALVIYATLPVLANTIVGLQQVDPFVIESGRGMGMSKRQVFRQVEMPLAVPVVLAGVRTALILLVGTATLATFTDGGGLGDVINSGLTLGRTTILFTGSILAMVLALFVDWLGGIAEDYLRPSGLR; encoded by the coding sequence ATCGCGTCCATCCAGCTCGACCCGATCGAGCAGCCCCAGCTGACCTTCAACCACCTGTGGTCCGCCTTCGTCAGCCACCTGGCGCTCGTCGGTGTCTCCCTGCTGGTGGTGCTGCTCATCGCCGTGCCGCTCGGCATCTTCCTCACGCGGCCCATGGCGAGGAGGCTCGTCGGGCCCGTCTCCTGGGTCGCCGGCCTCGGGCTGGCGATCCCGTCGATCGGCGTCATCGTCTTCTTCGCGGTCGTCTTCCAGGCGCTCGGGTTCCTGTACGCGGTGATCGCGCTCGTGATCTACGCGACCCTGCCGGTGCTGGCCAACACCATCGTCGGCCTGCAGCAGGTGGACCCGTTCGTCATCGAGTCGGGCCGGGGCATGGGCATGTCCAAGCGGCAGGTCTTCCGTCAGGTCGAGATGCCGCTGGCGGTGCCGGTGGTGCTCGCCGGCGTGCGCACGGCGCTGATCCTGCTGGTCGGGACGGCCACGCTGGCGACCTTCACCGACGGGGGCGGGCTCGGCGACGTGATCAACTCGGGCCTGACGCTGGGGCGGACGACCATCCTGTTCACCGGGTCCATCCTGGCGATGGTGCTCGCCCTGTTTGTGGACTGGCTGGGTGGGATCGCCGAGGACTATCTGCGACCGAGCGGCCTGCGATAG